In Pelmatolapia mariae isolate MD_Pm_ZW linkage group LG2, Pm_UMD_F_2, whole genome shotgun sequence, one DNA window encodes the following:
- the ankhd1 gene encoding ankyrin repeat and KH domain-containing protein 1 isoform X4, translating into MQDAVAGTAMLTDGFEDEIDSVTPRSPVAGMGVGATPGGVGLGGIGIGVGGKKVRLYGEPGGPAAERLDFKLAAAAVLSSGPGSGSDEDEVSEVESFILDQEDLDNPIMKTASELLLSSATDGVDLRTVDPETQARLEALLEAAAFADPEVLRRLTSSVSCALDEAAAALTRMRAENTLNAGQADNRSLAEACSDGDVNAVRKLLDEGRSVNEHTEEGESLLCLACSAGYYELAQVLLAMHANVEDRGIKGDITPLMAAASGGYVDIVKLLLVHGADVNAQSSTGNTALTYACAGGFVDVVKVLLKEGANIEDHNENGHTPLMEAASAGHVEVARVLLEYGAGINTHSNEFKESALTLACYKGHLDMVRFLLEAGADQEHKTDEMHTALMEACMDGHVEVARLLLDSGAQVNMPADSFESPLTLAACGGHVELAALLIERGANLEEVNDEGYTPLMEAAREGHEEMVALLLAQGANINAQTEETQETALTLACCGGFLEVADFLIKAGADIELGCSTPLMEAAQEGHLELVKYLLAAGANVHATTATGDTALTYACENGHTDVADVLLQAGANLEHESEGGRTPLMKAARAGHLCTVQFLISKGANVNRATANNDHTVVSLACAGGHLAVVELLLAHGADPTHRLKDGSTMLIEAAKGGHTNVVSYLLDYPNNILSVPAPDLSQLTPPSQDASQVPRVPFQALAMVVPPQEPDRAPSNIATPPPVSSKGVSKQRQAALQPGVPSSVGRGPEAEPLPPFHLCQPLECIVEETEGKLNELGQRISAIEKAQLQSLELIQGEPLTKDKIEELKKSREEQVQKKKKILKELQKVERQLQLKTQQQFTKEYMEAKGLEQQEAGQSQGPGPGPGCASSVPVPLLTTPGAQVHSGSDKDEETSKDGEQEEPEDDVEEEEEDDDDDEEGSEEEPDGEEDDYPKLPQVDTIMGHRDGSQSRQQPPLPPSPQTQPQPPPPPLQAAFVPIQPLPDYNPADYPGSTSPELQRVLVGQQMLGQQQQGQQLAGLGPGMIPQQAPDGLMVATPAQTLTDTLDDIMAAVSSRVPMLNTTSSPTPLSQPPTQTPANIASPPSVLPLYPSVDIDAHTESNHDTALTLACAGGHEELVSVLISRGANIEHRDKKGFTPLILAATAGHVGVVEVLLDKGGDIEAQSERTKDTPLSLACSGGRQEVVELLLLRGANKEHRNVSDYTPLSLAASGGYVNIIKILLNAGAEINSRTGSKLGISPLMLAAMNGHVPAVKLLLDMGSDINAQIETNRNTALTLACFQGRAEVVSLLLDRKANVEHRAKTGLTPLMEAASGGYAEVGRVLLDKGADVNAPPVPSSRDTALTIAADKGHYKFCELLINRGAHIDVRNKKGNTPLWLAANGGHFDVVQLLVHASADVDAADNRKITPLMAAFRKGHVKVVQYLVKEVNQFPSDIECMRYIATIADKELLKKCHQCMETIVKAKDQQAAEANKNATILLKELDLEKSREESKKQALAAKREKRKEKRKKKKEEQKRKQEEEEGQKTKEETSEMQEQKEDSAEEAEVPIEPPSATTTTTIGISATSTTFTTAFSKKRASVATTPSTNRKNKKNKTKDSVPNEPIILQDPQVALAQHKADKNKIHGEPRGGGGGVTGGNSDSDPLDSTDCASESSSSGSKSQELNYLPDLTSSGTSSSSSSSSSSSSVPSSGAVQALLSGPEKRHSSQPQSDGKVENKVTVSISKPTQKAADASDSTTNSLPSPFKTMALPVTSPNSKLSLTSPKRGQKREEGWKEVVRRSKKLSVPASVVSRIMGRGGCNITAIQDVTGAHIDVDKQKDKNGERMITIRGGTESTRHAVQLINALIQDPAKELEDLIPRIHIRAPGSKTTSASFPSTTGATSGSTTGPKALSSLPTSTGVSFQPPSSSSSSSSQAGGKIGKGLSPNVRQPFPVSLSLAYTHPQLALLAAQTMHQIRHPRLPMAQFGGTFSPAASTWGPFPVRPVSPGSANSSPKHSGGSSNTGPQARPNSTHSEHSSTASSGAPVTTTNTATTSAPNTSAATATPHTPNPTPYNPQPSVATPSSVRKQLFATDPKPAGVTPVSVSAPSSGSSTVRGTGSPAHHSSTTTTANAPQQPVGPISQPLIQPVKTEPSAAPPAGKDKSSLPVESQPAAVSESGNSVGFAAPAMSLAPKPEPRQQLPPPPSSVPSTEAPQPHLNPQPSSHLPTAPAAVFSHNVAHPNNTVPHFSAPAPRVSHRMQPPGPYYSLSEQQQQTQQQQQSVFVPFSTHQEAPKQTQNPTSQPASLPPQAQTQAQAQVPGSLQVSGNLGMMNGSQMQHVASAGKPQQMHPNLGHTGLFGFSSIFDNSSQVGNNPVWGACHLPARSPPEQSFSAQQAYMSMGQMENMMPPPPPDGSKAPGYRSTTQRMVNSPIALPNFATGISGSPVFLPGHTAGTPSFSRQHFSPHPWSASTSGESPVPPPSTVSSSALSTSAVASPPQPKPGSSSQQDRKVPPPIGTERLARIRQTGSVNPPLLTTSYTASVGQGGIWSFGVGSASEAMSGWSQPLMNSHMMHPQMHAEQSAFSQHQPMEQDDTGIANPANNYHQPQHLPNSYMDFPKGMPMSMYGGTMLPPHPTMAEGPGGPMYNGLHAGHAGDPAWSPIIKVVPNNADNSDPQQQVWTGTWAPHVGNVHLNHVN; encoded by the exons ATGCAGGATGCAGTAGCCGGGACGGCAATGCTGACGGACGGCTTCGAGGACGAGATTGACTCGGTGACTCCTCGCTCCCCAGTGGCAGGGATGGGGGTAGGAGCGACACCAGGAGGAGTCGGACTAGGGGGCATTGGGATTGGTGTAGGTGGAAAGAAAGTACGTTTGTACGGCGAGCCAGGCGGGCCTGCTGCCGAAAGACTGGATTTCAAACTAGCGGCCGCAGCCGTCCTCTCTTCGGGTCCAGGATCCGGCAGCGACGAAGACGAGGTTTCAGAG GTGGAGTCATTCATTCTGGACCAGGAGGACCTGGATAACCCCATTATGAAGACAGCGTCAGAGTTACTTTTGTCCAGCGCTACAGATGGAGTAGATTTGAGAACAGTTgatccagagacacaggccaGACTTGAAGCTTTACTGGAAGCTGCAG CTTTTGCAGACCCCGAGGTGCTACGGCGACTGACGTCATCTGTGAGTTGTGCCCTGGACGAGGCCGCAGCCGCCCTCACCCGGATGAGAGCTGAAAACACACTCAATGCCGGCCAAGCAGACAA CCGTAGTTTAGCAGAGGCGTGTTCAGATGGGGATGTCAACGCCGTGCGCAAATTGCTGGATGAGGGCCGGAGCGTCAATGAGCACACGGAGGAAGGGGAGAGCTTGCTGTGTCTTGCCTGCTCGGCTGGCTACTATGAACTTGCACAG GTTTTGTTGGCTATGCATGCCAATGTGGAGGACAGGGGCATCAAGGGGGATATAACACCACTCATGGCTGCTGCCAGTGGAGGTTATGTGGACATTGTCAAACTACTACTTGTCCATGGGGCAGATGTCAATGCTCAGTCCTCTACTG GCAACACAGCTTTGACGTATGCATGTGCCGGTGGCTTCGTGGACGTGGTGAAGGTGCTGCTCAAAGAGGGTGCTAACATTGAGGACCACAACGAGAACGGACACACACCTCTCATGGAGGCGGCCAGTGCTGGCCACGTAGAAGTGGCCAGGGTACTATTGGAGTATGGCGCTGGCATCAACACACACTCCAATGAGTTCAAGGAGAGTGCTCTCACACTTGCGTGCTACAAAG GTCACTTGGATATGGTGCGTTTTCTCTTGGAGGCCGGAGCAGACCAGGAACACAAAACGGATGAGATGCACACGGCGCTGATGGAGGCCTGCATG GATGGCCATGTGGAGGTGGCACGGCTGCTGTTGGACAGCGGCGCGCAAGTCAACATGCCAGCTGATTCCTTTGAGTCGCCCCTTACCCTGGCAGCTTGTGGAGGACATGTGGAGCTGGCAGCCTTGCTTATAGAGAGAGGAGCCAACTTGGAGGAG GTTAATGATGAGGGCTACACTCCCCTGATGGAGGCAGCCAGAGAAGGCCATGAGGAGATGGTAGCACTGCTGCTGGCTCAAG GTGCTAACATCAATGCCCAGACAGAGGAGACCCAGGAGACAGCTTTGACCCTAGCATGTTGTGGAGGCTTTTTAGAAGTGGCTGACTTCCTCATTAAGGCAGGGGCAGACATTGAGCTGGGCTGCTCTACCCCGCTAATGGAAGCTGCACAAGAAGGCCATCTGGAATTGGTGAAATACCTACTGGCTGCAG GAGCAAACGTTCATGCCACGACGGCAACTGGCGATACAGCACTGACGTATGCGTGTGAGAATGGACACACTGATGTGGCAGACGTGCTACTGCAGGCTGGAGCCAATTTG GAGCATGAGTCTGAAGGGGGGCGGACGCCCTTAATGAAGGCAGCGAGGGCAGGGCATCTCTGTACAGTGCAGTTTCTTATCAGCAAAG GTGCTAATGTGAACAGAGCCACTGCCAATAATGATCACACGGTGGTTTCTCTGGCCTGTGCTGGAGGACATTTGGCTGtggtagagctgctgctggcGCATGGGGCGGATCCTACTCACAGACTCAAA gATGGCTCAACCATGTTGATAGAAGCTGCTAAGGGTGGCCACACCAATGTGGTTTCCTACCTGTTGGACTACCCCAACAACATCCtgtctgtcccagcccctgaCCTCTCCCAACTCACTCCCCCATCGCAAGATGCCTCTCAG GTTCCTCGTGTCCCATTCCAAGCTCTCGCCATGGTAGTGCCCCCTCAGGAGCCAGACAGAGCCCCATCAAACATCGCTACGCCCCCACCTGTCTCTAGTAAAG GCGTGTCCAAACAGAGACAAGCAGCCCTTCAGCCCGGTGTCCCCAGCTCTGTTGGCCGgggacctgaagcagagccTCTGCCACCCTTCCACTTGTGCCAGCCCCTAGAGTGCATTGTGGAGGAGACGGAGGGAAAGTTGAATGAACTGGGCCAGAGAATTAGCGCTATTGAGAAAGCCCAGCTACAGTCGCTAGAACTCATTCAGGGGGAGCCGCTCACCAAAGACAAGATtgaggagctgaagaagagccGAGAGGAGCAG gttcagaagaagaagaaaatcttgAAGGAGCTGCAGAAGGTGGAGCGTCAGCTGCAGctgaaaacacagcaacagtTCACCAAAGAGTACATGGAGGCAAAGGGCTTAGAGCAGCAGGAGGCTGGACAGAGCCAGGGTCCGGGCCCGGGGCCTGGATGTGCATCGTCTGTTCCAGTGCCTCTTCTCACCACACCGGGTGCACAAGTACACAGTGGCTCTGACAAGGACGAGGAGACAAGCAAAGATGGGGAACAGGAAGAGCCGGAGGATGACGTTGAAGAG gaagaggaagatgatgatgatgatgaagagggCTCAGAGGAAGAACCAGATGGAGAAGAGGATGATTACCCCAAGCTTCCTCAGGTGGACACAATCATGGGTCACAGGGATGGGTCGCAGTCACGACAGCAGCCGCCTCTTCCCCCTTCGCCACAGACCCAGCCCcagccgcctcctcctcctcttcaggcAGCCTTCGTTCCTATCCAACCTCTGCCAGACTACAACCCTGCAGACTACCCAGGAAGTACCAGTCCAGAGCTGCAGAGGGTACTAGTAGGGCAGCAGATGTtggggcagcagcagcagggtcaGCAGCTGGCTGGGTTAGGCCCAGGAATGATACCTCAACAGGCTCCAGATGGGCTCATGGTAGCTACACCTGCACAGacgctcacagacacactggACGACATCATGGCAG CTGTGAGCAGCCGTGTGCCCATGCTGAACACTACATCTTCACCCACACCCCTTTCCCAGCCGCCCACACAGACGCCCGCAAACATCGCCTCTCCCCCTTCAGTCCTACCCCTTTACCCCTCTGTTGACATAGACGCACAT ACGGAGAGTAATCATGATACGGCCCTGACGCTGGCATGTGCAGGAGGACACGAGGAGCTTGTGTCTGTCCTGATTTCACGGGGAGCCAACATTGAGCACCGGGATAAAAAAG GCTTTACGCCGCTGATCCTGGCTGCCACTGCTGGCCATGTAGGCGTGGTTGAGGTACTCCTGGACAAAGGGGGTGACATTGAGGCTCAATCAGAGAGAACCAAAGACACACCCCTCTCCCTGGCCTGCTCTGGGGGACGCCAGGAG GTTGTTgagttgctgctgctgcgggGAGCCAATAAGGAACACCGCAATGTCTCAGACTACACGCCTCTCAGCCTGGCTGCCTCTGGGGGTTATGTCAACATCATCAAAATACTCCTCAATGCTGGTGCCGAGATTAACTCCAG GACTGGCAGTAAGCTGGGAATCTCTCCTCTGATGCTGGCAGCTATGAACGGTCATGTGCCAGCAGTGAAGCTGTTGCTGGATATGGGTTCAGACATCAATGCCCAGATTGAGACCAACAGAAACACAGCTCTGACCCTAGCCTGCTTTCAGGGGCGGGCTGAGGTCGTCAGTCTGCTGCTAGATCGCAAGGCCAACGTAGAGCATCGTGCTAAG ACTGGTCTTACCCCGCTGATGGAGGCAGCATCAGGAGGTTATGCAGAGGTGGGCCGAGTGCTGCTGGACAAAGGCGCCGACGTCAACGCTCCCCCTGTTCCTTCATCCAGAGACACTGCTCTCACCATTGCTGCCGACAAGGGCCACTACAAGTTCTGTGAGCTGCTCATCAACAG AGGTGCGCATATTGACGTACGAAACAAGAAAGGGAACACTCCCCTCTGGCTGGCAGCGAACGGTGGTCATTTTGACGTGGTCCAGCTCCTGGTGCACGCCAGTGCTGATGTAGATGCAGCTGACAACCGAAAGATCACTCCGCTCATGGCTGCTTTTCGCAAG GGTCACGTGAAGGTGGTGCAGTATCTTGTGAAGGAGGTCAACCAGTTCCCGTCAGATATTGAGTGCATGAGATATATCGCCACCATTGCTGACAAG gagctgctgaaGAAGTGTCACCAGTGCATGGAGACCATTGTCAAAGCTAAAGACCAACAGGCTGCCGAGGCCAACAAGAACGCTACGATTCTCCTCAAGGAGTTAGACTTGGAGAAG TCTCGAGAGGAGAGCAAGAAGCAGGCTCTGGCTGCCAAGCGTGAGAAGAGGAAGGAGAAacgcaagaagaagaaggaggagcagaagaggaaacaggaggaagaggaggggcaGAAAACCAAGGAGGAGACATCTGAGAtgcaggagcagaaggaggattCAGCTGAAG AAGCAGAGGTTCCAATTGAACCTCCGAGTGcaactaccaccaccaccattggTATATCTGCCACCTCCACCACTTTCACTACAGCTTTTAGTAAGAAGCGAGCGAGTGTGGCCACTACCCCAAGTACCAATCGgaagaacaaaaagaacaaGACAAAGGATTCGGTGCCCAATGAACCCATCATATTGCAAGATCCGCAG GTTGCACTAGCGCAGCACAAAGCTGACAAGAACAAGATCCACGGCGAGCCacggggtgggggtgggggagtGACAGGCGGCAACAGTGATTCTGACCCCTTGGATAGCACCGACTGTGCCagtgagagcagcagcagtgggAGCAAGAGTCAGGAGCTCAACTACCTCCCTGACCTCACCTCCTCcggcacctcctcctcctcttcctcgtcgTCCTCTTCTTCCTCGGTCCCCTCCTCAGGAGCAGTCCAGGCCCTCCTGTCCGGCCCAGAGAAGAGACACAGTTCCCAGCCGCAGAGTGACGGCAAAGTGGAAAACAAAGTCACAGTCTCCATCTCAAAACCAACGCAAAA AGCTGCAGATGCAAGCGACTCCACCACCAACTCCCTGCCCTCCCCGTTCAAGACCATGGCTCTTCCTGTCACCTCACCCAACAGTAAGCTCAGCCTCACGAGTCCAAAGAGAGGCCAGAAAAGAGAAGAAGGTTGGAAGGAGGTCGTCAGAAG ATCAAAGAAGCTTTCTGTACCAGCGTCCGTTGTGTCTCGGATCATGGGTCGAGGAGGCTGCAACATAACAGCCATCCAGGATGTGACAGGAGCTCACATTGACGTGGACAAGCAGAAGGACAAGAATGGAGAGAGGATGATCACTATAAG AGGAGGCACGGAGTCTACAAGGCATGCAGTCCAGCTGATCAATGCTCTGATCCAGGACCCAGCCAAAGAGCTTGAGGATCTGATTCCCCGGATTCACATCAGAGCACCGGGCTCGAAAACGACCTCAGCTTCCTTCCCCAGTACCACGGGGGCCACCAGTGGTTCAACCACTGGGCCAAAGGCTCTAAGCTCATTGCCCACTTCAACAGGCGTCTCGTTCCAGCCTCCCTCATCCTCGTCTTCATCCTCTTCTCAGGCTGGGGGAAAGATCGGGAAAGGGCTGTCGCCAAACGTCAGGCAGCCTTTCCCAGTGTCCCTGTCCCTGGCATACACCCACCCTCAGCTGGCGCTCCTGGCTGCTCAGACCATGCACCAGATCAGGCACCCTCGTCTACCCATGGCGCAGTTTGGTGGCAccttctctcctgctgctaGCACCTGGGGACCCTTCCCCGTGCGTCCTGTGAGTCCCGGCAGCGCTAACAGCTCCCCCAAACACAGCGGAGGATCCAGTAACACGGGACCACAGGCAAGACCCAACTCGACTCACAGTGAACACAGCAGCACCGCAAGCTCAGGAGCCCCAGTCACGACCACCAATACAGCCACAACCAGTGCTCCCAACACATCCGCTGCTACAGCTACACCTCATACGCCTAACCCTACTCCATATAATCCCCAACCGAGTGTCGCTACACCTTCCTCTGTCAGAAAACAGCTCTTTGCCACAGACCCCAAGCCTGCCGGTGTCACACCTGTTTCTGTTTCGGCGCCTTCCAGTGGCAGTAGTACAGTACGAGGCACCGGCTCTCCCGCACATCACAGTTCCACTACAACTACGGCAAATGCTCCTCAGCAGCCAGTGGGACCCATTTCACAGCCCCTCATCCAGCCAGTTAAAACAGAGCCCAGTGCTGCTCCCCCTGCTGGAAAAGACAAGTCGTCTCTGCCCGTAGAGAGCCAGCCCGCTGCTGTCAGCGAGAGCGGCAACTCTGTGGGTTTCGCGGCCCCTGCCATGTCTTTAGCTCCAAAGCCAGAACCCCGCCAGCAGTTacctccccctccctcctctgtaCCATCCACAGAGGCTCCACAGCCCCACCTCAACCCACAGCCCAGCTCTCACCTACCCACAGcgcctgctgctgttttctcGCACAACGTCGCACACCCCAACAACACCGTACCCCACTTCTCAGCACCTGCGCCCAGAGTCTCCCATCGTATGCAGCCACCAGGGCCTTATTATTCCCTttctgagcagcagcagcaaacacagcagcaacaacagtcTGTGTTTGTACCCTTCAGCACTCACCAAGAAGccccaaaacaaacccaaaacccGACTTCCCAGCCAGCAAGTTTGCCTCCACAAGCCCAGACCCAAGCTCAAGCCCAGGTCCCAGGCTCCCTTCAGGTCTCTGGTAATCTTGGAATGATGAACGGTTCTCAAATGCAGCATGTCGCCAGTGCAGGCAAGCCTCAGCAGATGCACCCCAACCTCGGTCATACAGGTCTTTTCGGTTTCAGCAGCATCTTTGATAACAGCAGCCAG GTGGGAAACAATCCAGTATGGGGTGCATGCCATTTGCCTGCTCGATCACCCCCAGAGCAGTCTTTCTCGGCTCAACAAGCGTACATGAGCATGGGCCAGATGGAGAATATGATGCCCCCACCACCTCCAGACGGCTCAAAAGCCCCTGGCTACCGTTCCACCACCCAGAGGATGGTCAACAGCCCCATCG CGTTGCCTAACTTTGCCACCGGGATCTCTGGCAGTCCTGTTTTTCTACCTGGTCATACAGCTGGCACACCCTCATTCAGCAGACAGCACTTTTCCCCCCACCCATGGAGTGCATCCACATCAG GTGAATCTCCTGTCCCACCTCCCTCCACGGTATCCTCCTCTGCCCTTTCCACCTCAGCGGTTGCTTCTCCTCCTCAGCCTAAGCCAGGCAGCTCCTCGCAACAGGACCGGAAGGTTCCCCCACCCATC